In Capsicum annuum cultivar UCD-10X-F1 chromosome 11, UCD10Xv1.1, whole genome shotgun sequence, one genomic interval encodes:
- the LOC124888821 gene encoding uncharacterized protein LOC124888821 produces MKAQALADHLAENPIDKEYEPLKTYFSNKEVLYVDEFVFEDCHSGWKLFFDGVINGLDVIGPIEPKASNRHRFTLVSIDYFTKWVEAATFKSVTKKVVVDFIHSNIICRLGIPKIIVTDNATNLNSHMMQEVCQQFKIMHQNSTPYRLKENGAVEAANKNLKKILCKMVQGSRQWYEKLPFVLLGYSTTVRTSIGATPYLLVYGTKAVIPAEIEIPSLRVVIEVKIDKDQWVKTRLEQLSLIDEKILTSVCHGQLYQKRMT; encoded by the exons ATGAAAGctcaagccttggcagatcatttggctgaaaatcctattgaTAAGGAGTATGAgccattgaagacttatttttcaaataaagagGTATTGTATGTTGATGAGTTTGTTTTTGAAGATTGCCATTCAGgctggaagttgttctttgatggagttATTAAT GGACTGGAcgtaattggaccaattgaaccAAAAGCTTCGAATAGACATAGGTTCACCTTGGTATCTATTGATTATTTCACGAAGTGGGTGGAAGCAgcgactttcaagtcagtgaccaagaaagtggtggttgattttattcactcCAATATCATTTGTCGGTTAGGCATTCCAAAGATAATTGTCACGGATAATGCTACGAATCTCAATAGTCAtatgatgcaagaagtgtgccagcaatttaagattatgcatcaaAATTCAACTCCTTATCGTCTAAAAGAGAATGGAGCTGtagaagctgccaacaagaacttaaagaaaatactcTGTAAGATGGTGCAGGGTTCCCGACAATGGTATGAAAAGTTACCTTTTGTTTTGTTAGGTTATAGTACTACAGTTCGGActtcaattggtgcaactccttacttgTTAGTGTATGGAACTAAAGCAGTTATACCTGCAGAGATTGAAATTCCATCTCTTCGAGTAGTTATAGAAGTTAAAATTGATAAGGACCAATGGGTCAAGACTCGTTTGGAACAATTAAGCTtgatagatgaaaaaatattgaCATCAGTATGTCATGGACAACTGTACCAGAAGAGAATGACatga